Within the Epinephelus lanceolatus isolate andai-2023 chromosome 22, ASM4190304v1, whole genome shotgun sequence genome, the region ATGTTTGGGAGGGAGGCCAGGTATCCCTCAGAGGTCCCAGATGAGTATGACGTAAGACTGCTATTGTTCTACTCTGGAGTTTGAATTTGGGTCATCTGTGTCCCCTACAATGTCACTGATTTCTTCCTGGCAGGTGACCGAAGAGATGGTCTGCAGCCTCATTAAGACAGAGGAGATCTGCCAGGGACTCAGAGATCAGGTCCCAGTCTACAATAAGGTAAAGGCCAATATCGAGGCCAAACAGCAAAAGGTCCGCAAGAGGAAGGAGGACAGAGGTCAGGCAGACCATTTTAAAGTGGGGGACCTTGTTCTAAAGAGAAATGCATGGCAGACCATGAGAAAAGGGGACAAACTGGAGGCCAGCTTGGTGGGACCTTACAAAATATTAAAGCTGGAGGAGAAGACCGCTCACCTGGTGTCAGAGAGGGGGACACAGTCAAAAGTCAACATTGACCACTTGACTCATTACTTCCAGCCAGAGGAGAGGATCCCTGCCAAAATCAGGAAATTGATTGATCCTACTCCTCTGGCTGGAAGTAATGAGTCAAGTCACACATCAGTCACACCCCCAGCAAGGCAACCCACAAGCTGTGAAGCCCAAGGACCTCCACTCAGTGCAGATATTTGTAAGTACACTGATAGAGTACACCCCAAATTATGCAAGTCATGAATAACTGCCATAAcaatgttttattctttttttgtgttacaGTAATCAGAGACGTATGGGCAGGAAGGTGCCGAACCACACTCTGGTCAAGGCTGGGGCCATATAAATTGTATATGGAAGACCTCCTGTACCTGGCCCCAGGAAAGGAATTGGAGAGTCAGGTAGCCTACTTCAAAGAACAATTATTTGACTGATGTGCGTCTTTACAGATTGATCACATAATTGTTTTCATAGATCATTAACGCATATCTCACAATGGTTGGGAGGAAGAGTGGTGCGGTCATTATAGACAGCTATGCAATGACCGCAGTGTGGCAGGGCAAACAGAGAGGCTTGAAACGGGTGAGTAGGATTAATGTCTTATGCCTTTGCAATCCAGTGAGTTTTTCTCAGTTGGATATGTATGGTATATTTGATTTCTGTTGTAGTTGGCCCTTGATCATGATGTGGCTGCAGGAGCAGTCTGTCATGAAGGACACTGGACACTCATTGTGAGTATTCCTAAATGTTAACAGATGTGGACACAATAATGACACTTATGTTTGAGGGGTTGCTaatatttgttttgcatttccatAGATCATGTACCTGAAGGAGATGAGGTCCTTATACCTTGATCCGTTCGGTGCCACTCAGCAACAGATTGACAGGTGTAAACATGTAACAAGGTGAATCAGCTGTAATTTGTGCATTagacatgtatgtatgtattcatGCATGTTGGATAACCTTGGGGGAGCAACAGGCGAATTACATTTCCCTTATGACTGTACTGTTTCACTAGACTGGCATAAGCTTGTCCTTTTTGAGGGCCCTTGACACGTTTCAAGTGGTCTTAAATTTAGAATCCTCTTACCTGGGCTTATGTTACACTTTCCTGACTGTGGTTAATCTGTGTTCTGTGTAGGGCACTGGTTCGCCAGAAGTGTCCTGCTATCGGGAGGTGGACATGTGCTACATTGGCCCATCCTAGACAGCAGGACACAACATCATGTGGGGTGTTTGTGTGCAAGGTAATGACTCAGTGATCTCTGTGCCTGTCATTTAAGTGTCATTCAAATTGTACTCATGAGACTTTTAGCTTGCAGAGCAGATTTTGTTGGCCCAGCAGATTGACTATGCAGTGGACCAGGAGGGTGTGGCCATGCTAAGGATGGACATGGCTAAAGCTTTGCTGGCAAATACAGGTACAAAGGACTCTTCCAGGTTtacttgtttgtgtctgtaatgGCAACTGGACTATATGTATGCCTGTGTTGTAGATGACCTATCCCAGCTGTGTCGGGCTTGTGGGGAGGAAAGCTCTGGGGCTGAGATGGACGAGTGGGTAAGGAGATCAATTCTTGTCCCAGCCAACGTCGGTTGGACGCCTTGGATGCACCTTGGATGGGTTACCTCACGGTCACTGGGTGAATACTCAGTCACACACAGCTATTGTTAATGTGTAGTTTACTTtacttaacctgcatgtcttgcACTTCAGCGGTCACTGGAGCAGCTGAGGGAACATGGGAACACAGACGACCACAGCTAATATTTAAATCTAGTATCTGACAGACATTGCCATACAATTCTGAGCATTATCATGATTTCTCATTAACTGTTAAATTGTACAACCTCCTGGGATGACTGATTACCTGACACACTGCTTGGATGGTTTCTGAggtctcttttctctttttttagatTGAATGCACCACCTGCTGTCTGTGGTACCATTCACAGTGTGTTGGACAGCCTTCACCAGAACAGGACTGGCTTTGCACTGCCTGCGCCACATGAATCGGCACTGCggtttctacttttttttttttcgtttttctccccgttaatgtttttttgttgttgttt harbors:
- the LOC117266560 gene encoding uncharacterized protein LOC117266560 isoform X1, with the translated sequence MHVPEYCILRSLNKLVAEHPNCWDQYLQPTMFVLRTKKQLTTQYSPYYLMFGREARYPSEVPDEYDVTEEMVCSLIKTEEICQGLRDQVPVYNKVKANIEAKQQKVRKRKEDRGQADHFKVGDLVLKRNAWQTMRKGDKLEASLVGPYKILKLEEKTAHLVSERGTQSKVNIDHLTHYFQPEERIPAKIRKLIDPTPLAGSNESSHTSVTPPARQPTSCEAQGPPLSADILIRDVWAGRCRTTLWSRLGPYKLYMEDLLYLAPGKELESQIINAYLTMVGRKSGAVIIDSYAMTAVWQGKQRGLKRLALDHDVAAGAVCHEGHWTLIIMYLKEMRSLYLDPFGATQQQIDRCKHVTRALVRQKCPAIGRWTCATLAHPRQQDTTSCGVFVCKLAEQILLAQQIDYAVDQEGVAMLRMDMAKALLANTDDLSQLCRACGEESSGAEMDEWVRRSILVPANVGWTPWMHLGWVTSRSLGEYSVTHSYC
- the LOC117266560 gene encoding uncharacterized protein LOC117266560 isoform X2, producing the protein MFVLRTKKQLTTQYSPYYLMFGREARYPSEVPDEYDVTEEMVCSLIKTEEICQGLRDQVPVYNKVKANIEAKQQKVRKRKEDRGQADHFKVGDLVLKRNAWQTMRKGDKLEASLVGPYKILKLEEKTAHLVSERGTQSKVNIDHLTHYFQPEERIPAKIRKLIDPTPLAGSNESSHTSVTPPARQPTSCEAQGPPLSADILIRDVWAGRCRTTLWSRLGPYKLYMEDLLYLAPGKELESQIINAYLTMVGRKSGAVIIDSYAMTAVWQGKQRGLKRLALDHDVAAGAVCHEGHWTLIIMYLKEMRSLYLDPFGATQQQIDRCKHVTRALVRQKCPAIGRWTCATLAHPRQQDTTSCGVFVCKLAEQILLAQQIDYAVDQEGVAMLRMDMAKALLANTDDLSQLCRACGEESSGAEMDEWVRRSILVPANVGWTPWMHLGWVTSRSLGEYSVTHSYC